The Streptomyces kanamyceticus genome window below encodes:
- a CDS encoding DUF397 domain-containing protein → MKDQEIVTAFRKSSYSQGGQQECVEVAHTATGGRAVRDSKDPGCDTQHYSSAGWSAFIAGVKSGDFEN, encoded by the coding sequence ATGAAGGACCAGGAAATCGTCACCGCGTTCAGGAAGTCCAGCTACTCCCAGGGCGGCCAGCAGGAATGCGTCGAGGTCGCCCACACCGCGACCGGCGGCCGCGCCGTCCGCGACAGCAAGGACCCCGGCTGCGACACCCAGCACTACTCGTCCGCCGGTTGGTCCGCCTTCATCGCGGGTGTGAAGTCCGGGGACTTCGAGAACTGA
- a CDS encoding helix-turn-helix domain-containing protein: MPAGGRPTVRSRRLGAALRKYREAAKLDQQHAADHIVGSKTKVSRIEAGQVSARPGDVRLMLELYGVKDRMVQEQLEQLARDSNKRGWWMDYPWAAKPEYADIITLEADATYIRTWQPLFIPGLLQTDDYVRTLMGASLTVYSADAMDEMTTIRQQRRRVIEENGARFAAVIWEPALTSPMPSHKVHREQLLHLLNVAQRQNVSIQVLPAAEWQAAHMTSHFVQFTFGPEPAPEAVAFDTTTSTVFLEEPEDMAKHAQIFEALRSAALTPDQTLTFLRRALRDIPDTEREEE; this comes from the coding sequence ATGCCCGCAGGTGGACGGCCGACGGTCCGCAGTCGGCGTCTCGGCGCCGCCCTCAGGAAGTATCGAGAGGCCGCGAAACTCGACCAACAGCACGCGGCGGATCACATCGTGGGGTCCAAGACCAAGGTCAGCAGGATCGAAGCCGGTCAGGTCTCTGCGCGTCCCGGAGACGTGCGGCTCATGCTGGAGCTGTACGGGGTCAAGGACCGCATGGTCCAGGAGCAGTTGGAGCAATTGGCTCGCGACTCCAACAAACGCGGCTGGTGGATGGACTACCCCTGGGCCGCGAAGCCTGAGTACGCGGACATCATCACCCTCGAAGCGGACGCCACGTACATTCGCACATGGCAACCGCTCTTCATCCCCGGCCTGCTGCAGACCGACGACTACGTGCGCACGCTGATGGGCGCCAGCCTGACTGTCTACTCAGCCGACGCAATGGACGAGATGACCACCATCCGGCAGCAACGCAGGCGTGTCATCGAGGAGAACGGCGCCCGATTCGCAGCCGTGATCTGGGAGCCCGCACTCACCTCGCCGATGCCTTCCCACAAAGTGCACCGCGAGCAGTTACTCCACCTCCTGAATGTCGCTCAGCGCCAGAACGTCAGCATCCAGGTGCTCCCGGCGGCCGAATGGCAGGCGGCCCACATGACGTCGCACTTCGTCCAGTTCACCTTCGGCCCGGAGCCCGCGCCGGAAGCAGTCGCCTTCGACACCACGACGAGCACGGTGTTCCTCGAAGAGCCGGAGGACATGGCGAAGCACGCCCAGATCTTCGAAGCTCTCAGATCTGCCGCGCTCACCCCGGACCAGACTCTGACCTTCCTGCGCAGAGCACTGCGGGATATCCCGGATACGGAGAGAGAAGAGGAATGA
- a CDS encoding ATP-binding protein: protein MSGRTHTQRFRLRKDSVPAARRHVEVTLRDWKLGEVAEVAALVVSELATNAVVHAKGIGEFFELALRRRDGVLVVEVSDSCRWRMPEISKPEPGPNDITGRGLLIVDAIAQAWGVRPRDEGKTVWVRLDLQGPDRQLPAGGGGSR from the coding sequence ATGTCCGGACGTACGCACACCCAGAGATTCCGCCTCCGCAAGGACTCCGTCCCCGCTGCTCGACGCCACGTCGAAGTGACGCTTCGTGACTGGAAGTTAGGTGAGGTCGCGGAGGTCGCCGCCCTCGTCGTCAGCGAGCTGGCCACCAACGCCGTCGTCCATGCCAAGGGCATCGGAGAGTTCTTCGAACTGGCCCTCCGCCGCAGGGATGGTGTCCTCGTCGTCGAAGTCTCGGATTCCTGCCGGTGGCGGATGCCTGAAATCTCGAAACCGGAACCGGGGCCGAACGACATCACCGGACGCGGCCTGCTCATCGTCGACGCGATCGCCCAGGCGTGGGGTGTGCGGCCCCGTGACGAGGGCAAGACGGTCTGGGTGCGCCTGGATCTTCAGGGCCCCGATCGGCAGCTCCCGGCCGGTGGCGGTGGATCGCGCTAG
- a CDS encoding CehA/McbA family metallohydrolase: MCEDHPQHGGMNRRGLFVTGAAAALTLNGVSFASGAERRAPQPGQDSGKEAGTRETRTVRGTLPPGAPDFVYLPVEIPEGVSELRVAYTYQKPTVPAGTQGNALDIGVFDEQGTELGGKGFRGWSGGARTEFFIRADDATPGYVAGRVRAGTWNIALGPYTVAPEGLPYEVTITLTYGAPGRTPKPVYPPDRAKGRGRAWYRGDCHLHSWYSDGKRTLAEIAALARAAGLDFINSSEHNTHSAHPHWADLAGDDLLIMLGEEVTTRNGHVVALGTDPGTFIDWRYRARDNRFGRYARKIRDSGGLVVPAHPHATCVGCNWKFGFGEADAVEVWNGAYTPDDEISLADWDSMLVASVRGGKPWIPAMGNSDAHRDPDPVGSPQTVVLADDLTRDAIQDGIRKGRSYVAESKSVVLSFSAAGGRGKHAGIGERLSVDRDAPVTVRLDVKGAPGCTPRFVTDQGVLHTGPVLPASGAGTLEWRTTASYAAYVRAEVRHDPVVPGLPGPLSAFTNPIFLGRA, from the coding sequence ATGTGCGAGGACCACCCGCAGCACGGGGGAATGAACAGGCGCGGACTGTTCGTGACGGGAGCCGCCGCCGCGCTTACGTTGAACGGCGTGAGCTTCGCCAGTGGCGCCGAGCGGCGCGCCCCGCAGCCGGGGCAGGACAGCGGCAAGGAGGCGGGCACCCGCGAGACGAGAACCGTCCGCGGGACCCTCCCCCCTGGCGCGCCCGACTTCGTCTATCTGCCCGTGGAGATCCCCGAGGGTGTCAGCGAACTCCGGGTCGCGTACACCTACCAGAAGCCGACGGTCCCGGCGGGCACGCAGGGCAACGCGCTCGACATCGGCGTCTTCGACGAACAGGGCACCGAGCTCGGCGGCAAGGGCTTCCGGGGCTGGTCGGGCGGCGCCCGCACCGAGTTCTTCATCCGCGCCGACGACGCGACGCCGGGCTACGTCGCGGGCCGGGTCCGCGCGGGCACGTGGAACATCGCGCTCGGCCCGTACACGGTCGCTCCCGAAGGGCTGCCGTACGAGGTGACGATCACCCTCACGTACGGCGCGCCAGGACGGACCCCGAAGCCCGTCTACCCGCCCGATCGCGCCAAGGGCCGGGGCCGCGCCTGGTACCGCGGCGACTGCCATCTGCACTCCTGGTACTCGGACGGGAAGCGCACCCTCGCCGAGATCGCGGCGCTCGCCCGCGCCGCGGGGCTCGACTTCATCAACTCCTCCGAGCACAACACGCACTCCGCACACCCGCACTGGGCCGATCTCGCGGGCGACGACCTGCTGATCATGCTGGGCGAGGAGGTCACCACCCGCAACGGCCACGTGGTCGCGCTCGGCACGGACCCCGGCACGTTCATCGACTGGCGCTACCGGGCCCGCGACAACCGCTTCGGCAGGTACGCGCGCAAGATCCGCGACTCGGGCGGCCTCGTCGTGCCCGCCCATCCGCACGCCACCTGCGTCGGCTGCAACTGGAAGTTCGGCTTCGGCGAGGCCGACGCGGTCGAGGTGTGGAACGGCGCGTACACGCCGGACGACGAGATCTCCCTCGCCGACTGGGACAGCATGCTCGTCGCCTCCGTACGCGGCGGAAAGCCGTGGATTCCGGCCATGGGCAACAGCGACGCGCACCGCGACCCCGACCCCGTCGGGAGCCCCCAGACCGTCGTCCTCGCCGACGACCTGACCCGCGACGCCATCCAGGACGGCATCCGCAAGGGCCGCTCCTACGTCGCCGAGTCGAAGTCCGTCGTCCTCTCCTTCTCCGCGGCGGGCGGCCGGGGCAAGCACGCGGGCATCGGCGAGCGCCTCTCCGTCGACCGCGACGCCCCGGTCACCGTCCGCCTGGACGTGAAGGGCGCCCCCGGCTGCACGCCCCGCTTCGTCACGGACCAGGGCGTCCTGCACACGGGCCCGGTGCTCCCCGCGTCCGGCGCGGGCACGCTGGAGTGGCGCACCACCGCGTCGTACGCGGCATACGTACGCGCGGAGGTCCGCCACGACCCCGTGGTGCCGGGCCTGCCCGGCCCCCTGTCGGCCTTCACGAACCCGATCTTCCTGGGCCGCGCCTGA
- a CDS encoding antibiotic biosynthesis monooxygenase family protein produces MTTDSQHNDTSGGSPVTFINVFEIDGVDLDEFISGWEKRVDLMRGKPGFVDSRLHRARSTDTRFQLVNISHWTSEELYEAAIADIQFSARTRAALDEAGQSVTPNPGLYDVVAEVTSA; encoded by the coding sequence ATGACGACAGACAGCCAGCACAACGACACGTCGGGCGGCTCGCCCGTCACCTTCATCAATGTCTTCGAGATCGACGGCGTCGACCTAGACGAGTTCATCTCCGGCTGGGAGAAGCGGGTCGACCTCATGCGGGGCAAGCCGGGGTTCGTCGACTCCCGTCTGCACAGGGCCCGTTCCACGGACACCCGCTTCCAGCTCGTCAACATCTCGCACTGGACGAGCGAGGAGCTGTACGAGGCGGCCATCGCCGACATCCAGTTCTCGGCACGCACCCGGGCGGCACTCGACGAGGCCGGGCAATCGGTGACGCCCAACCCCGGCCTGTACGACGTCGTCGCCGAGGTCACCTCCGCCTAG
- a CDS encoding ankyrin repeat domain-containing protein — protein sequence MTRRKRKKLTNRLVFAAMLGETAAVRELLRSGRLDPELPDADGTTALYVASVHGATDTVRVLLRAGARPDTESTGLTDGTPLCGAAAWGHTDTVRELLAHGADPNLREDHGTGSTPLRWARQGASGPHPETEAVLVAAGAL from the coding sequence GTGACCCGACGTAAGCGGAAAAAACTGACCAATCGACTGGTGTTCGCCGCGATGCTCGGCGAGACGGCCGCGGTCAGGGAGCTGCTGCGCTCCGGGCGACTCGACCCCGAACTGCCCGACGCCGACGGCACGACCGCGCTCTACGTCGCCTCGGTGCACGGCGCCACCGACACGGTGCGGGTCCTGCTGCGGGCGGGCGCGCGGCCCGACACCGAGAGCACGGGCCTGACCGACGGCACACCCCTGTGCGGGGCCGCCGCGTGGGGCCACACCGACACGGTCCGCGAACTCCTCGCCCACGGCGCCGACCCCAACCTCCGGGAGGATCACGGCACGGGGAGCACGCCGCTGCGCTGGGCGCGGCAGGGGGCTTCCGGGCCGCATCCGGAGACCGAGGCGGTGTTGGTGGCGGCGGGGGCGCTCTAG
- a CDS encoding TIGR03619 family F420-dependent LLM class oxidoreductase, producing the protein MRISATLYMTDGTISPVRLAGELEGRGFGGLYLPEHTHIPLSRETPYPGGELPPECARMLSPFVALAQAAAVTQRITLGTNIALVAQHDPIDLAKQIATLDHLSGGRVTLGVGYGWNREEAADHGVEWTRRRAVVRDGMAVMRALWSDQPTAYEGEFASVRASEVHPKPLLAPRKRLGKGPLFGPRTLIGGAAGPGLFAHIAEYADGWMPIGGSGLREALPVLRQVWADAGREPDDLYVAVTAVQPEAGKLAHYAELGIDEAVVQLPPAGAAEVCAALDAHQRHLR; encoded by the coding sequence GTGCGCATCTCCGCGACGCTCTACATGACCGACGGGACGATCAGTCCGGTACGCCTGGCCGGTGAGTTGGAGGGGCGGGGCTTCGGCGGGCTCTACCTCCCCGAGCACACCCACATCCCCCTGTCCCGCGAGACCCCCTACCCGGGCGGTGAACTCCCGCCCGAGTGTGCCCGGATGCTCAGCCCCTTCGTCGCCCTCGCGCAGGCCGCCGCCGTCACCCAGCGGATCACGCTCGGCACCAACATCGCCCTGGTCGCCCAGCACGACCCGATCGACCTCGCCAAGCAGATCGCGACGCTCGACCACCTCTCGGGCGGCCGCGTCACCCTCGGCGTCGGCTACGGCTGGAACCGCGAGGAGGCCGCCGACCACGGCGTGGAGTGGACGCGCAGACGGGCCGTCGTACGGGACGGGATGGCGGTCATGCGAGCGCTGTGGTCCGATCAACCAACGGCGTACGAAGGGGAGTTCGCGTCCGTACGGGCCAGTGAGGTGCACCCCAAGCCGCTGCTCGCGCCCCGCAAGCGGCTCGGCAAGGGCCCGCTGTTCGGGCCGCGCACGCTCATCGGGGGCGCGGCCGGGCCCGGGCTCTTCGCGCACATCGCGGAGTACGCCGACGGCTGGATGCCGATCGGCGGCAGCGGCCTGCGCGAGGCACTGCCCGTGCTGCGGCAGGTGTGGGCGGACGCCGGGCGGGAACCGGACGATCTGTACGTGGCGGTGACGGCCGTGCAGCCGGAGGCGGGCAAGCTCGCGCACTACGCGGAACTCGGCATCGACGAGGCGGTCGTGCAGCTGCCCCCGGCGGGCGCGGCCGAGGTGTGCGCCGCCCTCGACGCCCACCAGCGCCACCTTCGGTGA
- a CDS encoding bifunctional FO biosynthesis protein CofGH yields the protein MTNSAQPPEAGRPTANAMRRALRRARDGVALDVTEAAVLLQARGEDLDDLTASAARVRDAGLEAAGRPGVITYSKSVFIPLTRLCRDKCHYCTFVTVPGKLRREGHGMFMSPDEVLDIARKGAELGCKEALITLGDKPEDRWPEAREWLEAEGYDDTIAYVRAISIRILEETGLLPHLNPGVLTWTDFQRLKPVAPSMGMMLETTSERLWSEPGQPHYGSPDKEPAVRLRVLEDAGRSSVPFTSGLLIGIGETYEERADSLFALRRVARSYHGVQELIIQNFRAKPDTAMRGMPDAELDDLVATVAVARHIMGPSGNIQAPPNLVDGEYKRLIGAGIDDWGGVSPVTIDHVNPEKPWPGIDELAERSAAEGFTLRERLCVYPEFVRRGEPWLDPRLLPHVRALADPETGLARPDAVVEGHPWQEPDEGYVAAGGRTDLHRTIDTTGRTGDRRDDFDEVYGDWDALREQAAPGMVPSRIDGDVRTALKQAADDPTKLTDDEALALLHADGPALDALCSVADDIRKTVNGDDVTYIVTRNINFTNVCYTGCRFCAFAQRRTDADAYTLSLDQVADRAAQAWDVGAVEVCMQGGIHPDLPGTAYFDIARAVKERVPGMHVHAFSPMEVVNGATRTGLSIREWLSAAKEAGLGSIPGTAAEILDDEVRWVLTKGKLPTATWIEVVKTAHELGIRSSSTMMYGHVDQPRHWLGHFRTLAAIQQETGGFTEFVTLPFIHTNAPVYLAGIARPGPTTRDNRAVTAMARVLLHPHIPNIQTSWVKLGQEGAAEMLRSGANDLGGTLMEETISRMAGSSYGSYRSIEDLIAIADAAGRPAKPRTTLYGEVPEERQRAALASDGHLPDLLPVLDS from the coding sequence ATGACCAACAGCGCGCAGCCCCCCGAGGCCGGACGACCCACCGCCAACGCCATGCGGCGCGCGCTCAGGCGGGCCAGGGACGGCGTCGCGCTCGACGTCACGGAGGCCGCCGTGCTGCTCCAGGCGCGCGGCGAGGACCTCGACGACCTCACGGCGTCGGCCGCGCGGGTGCGCGACGCGGGTCTTGAGGCCGCGGGCCGCCCGGGCGTCATCACGTACTCGAAGAGCGTGTTCATCCCGCTCACCAGGCTCTGCCGTGACAAGTGCCACTACTGCACCTTCGTGACCGTCCCCGGCAAGCTGCGCCGCGAGGGCCACGGGATGTTCATGTCCCCGGACGAGGTCCTGGACATCGCCCGCAAGGGCGCCGAACTGGGCTGCAAGGAAGCGCTGATCACCCTCGGCGACAAGCCGGAGGACCGCTGGCCCGAGGCGCGCGAGTGGCTGGAGGCCGAGGGGTACGACGACACCATCGCGTACGTCAGGGCCATCTCGATCCGCATCCTGGAGGAGACGGGCCTGCTCCCGCACCTCAACCCCGGCGTGCTCACCTGGACGGACTTCCAGCGGCTCAAGCCGGTCGCGCCCAGCATGGGCATGATGCTGGAGACCACGTCCGAGCGGCTGTGGTCCGAGCCCGGCCAGCCCCACTACGGCTCGCCCGACAAGGAGCCCGCCGTGCGCCTGCGGGTCCTGGAGGACGCGGGCCGCTCCTCCGTGCCGTTCACCAGCGGGCTGCTCATCGGGATCGGCGAGACGTACGAGGAGCGCGCCGACTCGCTGTTCGCGCTGCGCCGCGTCGCGCGGTCGTACCACGGCGTCCAGGAGCTGATCATCCAGAACTTCCGCGCCAAGCCGGACACGGCGATGCGCGGCATGCCCGACGCCGAGCTCGACGACCTGGTCGCGACGGTCGCCGTGGCCCGGCACATCATGGGCCCATCGGGCAACATCCAGGCGCCGCCCAACCTCGTCGACGGCGAGTACAAGCGGCTCATCGGCGCGGGCATCGACGACTGGGGCGGCGTCTCGCCCGTCACCATCGACCACGTCAACCCCGAGAAGCCCTGGCCGGGCATCGACGAACTCGCCGAGCGGTCGGCGGCGGAGGGCTTCACGCTCCGAGAACGCCTCTGCGTCTACCCGGAGTTCGTACGCCGCGGTGAGCCCTGGCTCGACCCGCGTCTGCTGCCGCACGTGCGCGCCCTCGCCGACCCGGAGACCGGCCTCGCCAGGCCCGACGCCGTGGTCGAGGGCCACCCGTGGCAGGAGCCCGACGAGGGCTATGTCGCGGCAGGGGGCCGCACCGACCTGCACCGCACCATCGACACCACCGGGCGCACCGGCGACCGGCGCGACGACTTCGACGAGGTGTACGGCGACTGGGACGCGCTGCGCGAGCAGGCGGCGCCCGGCATGGTGCCTTCCCGCATCGACGGCGACGTGCGCACCGCGCTGAAGCAGGCAGCCGACGACCCGACGAAGCTCACCGACGACGAGGCGCTCGCGCTGCTGCACGCCGACGGGCCCGCGCTCGACGCGCTGTGCTCCGTCGCGGACGACATCCGCAAGACGGTCAACGGCGACGACGTCACGTACATCGTCACGCGCAACATCAACTTCACCAACGTCTGTTACACCGGCTGCCGCTTCTGCGCCTTCGCCCAGCGCAGGACCGACGCCGACGCCTACACCCTCTCCCTGGACCAGGTCGCCGACCGGGCGGCGCAGGCGTGGGACGTCGGCGCGGTCGAGGTCTGCATGCAGGGCGGCATCCACCCCGACCTGCCGGGCACCGCCTACTTCGACATCGCCCGGGCGGTGAAGGAGCGCGTGCCGGGCATGCACGTGCACGCCTTCTCGCCGATGGAGGTCGTCAACGGCGCGACCAGGACCGGACTCTCCATCCGCGAGTGGCTCAGCGCCGCCAAGGAGGCGGGGCTCGGCTCCATCCCCGGCACGGCCGCCGAGATCCTCGACGACGAGGTGCGCTGGGTCCTCACCAAGGGCAAGCTGCCGACCGCCACCTGGATCGAGGTGGTCAAGACCGCGCACGAGCTCGGCATCCGGTCGAGCTCGACGATGATGTACGGGCACGTGGACCAGCCGCGACACTGGCTCGGCCACTTCCGTACGCTCGCCGCCATCCAGCAGGAGACCGGCGGCTTCACGGAGTTCGTGACGCTGCCCTTCATCCACACCAACGCGCCGGTCTATCTGGCCGGGATCGCCCGGCCAGGTCCGACCACCCGCGACAACCGCGCGGTGACCGCCATGGCGCGCGTGCTCCTTCACCCGCACATCCCCAACATCCAGACCAGTTGGGTCAAGCTCGGCCAGGAGGGCGCCGCCGAGATGCTCAGGTCGGGCGCGAACGACCTGGGCGGCACGCTGATGGAGGAGACCATCTCCCGCATGGCGGGCTCCAGTTACGGCTCGTACCGCTCCATCGAGGACCTGATCGCCATCGCGGACGCGGCGGGCAGGCCCGCGAAGCCGCGTACGACGCTGTACGGGGAGGTGCCCGAGGAGCGGCAGCGGGCGGCGCTGGCATCGGACGGGCATCTGCCGGACCTGCTGCCGGTACTGGACAGCTGA
- a CDS encoding FG-GAP and VCBS repeat-containing protein, with the protein MRRSLIAAVAAAALATPLALVATAGSASAAPVPPRAPVTDFNHDGYADLVISAIGDPESTTPGHVSIVYGSVKGPDVAHAKTISRATPGVPGEPKEWGRFGMGTAGADLDGDGYTDLVVNGNDGKAVVLWGSAAGLTGEGSAELPWVGARVTAGDFNGDGKRDLVTADYPRSDDPDNDDQGMTISYGPFTRDGKPASTQAVVTSQTFGPGGFVTGDLTGDGADDIVSNHGFEEMANASQFWKGGKNGVSTTSQRLAPSMGGAIADVDKDGYGDLIVRDIGGNFEDMPYQKGTILIKYGTAAGPSTTRTAKITQDTAGVPGVGEKGDEFGAAISAGDVNGDGYADVAVGVPGEDIESVVNAGSTVLLKGSRAGLTGTGSQAFHQSTAGVPGASEESDNFGTEVLLSDTNKDDKADLTATAPYEDGAYVDSGAAWHLRGSAGGLTVTGITSFGPAAVGVPEKQALFGEPLGH; encoded by the coding sequence GTGCGTCGCTCTCTCATCGCCGCCGTCGCGGCCGCCGCGCTCGCCACGCCGCTCGCGCTCGTCGCCACCGCGGGCTCCGCGTCGGCCGCGCCCGTACCGCCGCGCGCCCCGGTCACCGACTTCAACCACGACGGGTACGCCGACCTCGTGATCTCCGCGATCGGCGACCCGGAAAGCACTACCCCCGGCCACGTCTCGATCGTGTACGGCTCGGTCAAGGGTCCCGACGTCGCGCACGCCAAGACCATCAGCCGCGCCACCCCCGGCGTGCCGGGGGAGCCCAAGGAGTGGGGCCGGTTCGGCATGGGGACGGCCGGCGCCGACCTCGACGGCGACGGCTACACCGACCTCGTCGTCAACGGCAACGACGGCAAGGCCGTCGTCCTGTGGGGCTCCGCGGCGGGCCTGACCGGCGAGGGCAGCGCCGAACTGCCCTGGGTCGGCGCGCGCGTCACAGCAGGTGACTTCAACGGCGACGGCAAGCGCGACCTGGTCACGGCCGACTACCCGCGCAGCGACGACCCCGACAACGACGACCAGGGCATGACCATCTCGTACGGCCCGTTCACGCGCGACGGCAAGCCCGCGAGCACCCAGGCCGTCGTCACCAGCCAGACCTTCGGCCCCGGCGGCTTCGTCACCGGCGACCTCACCGGCGACGGCGCGGACGACATCGTCAGCAACCACGGCTTCGAGGAGATGGCGAACGCCAGCCAGTTCTGGAAGGGCGGCAAGAACGGCGTCAGCACCACCTCGCAGCGGCTCGCGCCCTCCATGGGCGGGGCGATCGCGGACGTCGACAAGGACGGCTACGGCGACCTGATCGTCCGCGACATCGGCGGCAACTTCGAGGACATGCCCTACCAGAAGGGCACGATCCTCATCAAGTACGGCACCGCGGCCGGGCCTTCGACGACCCGCACCGCGAAGATCACCCAGGACACGGCGGGCGTGCCCGGCGTCGGTGAGAAGGGCGACGAGTTCGGCGCCGCGATCAGCGCGGGCGACGTGAACGGCGACGGCTACGCGGACGTCGCCGTCGGCGTCCCCGGCGAGGACATCGAGTCGGTCGTCAACGCGGGCAGCACCGTCCTGCTCAAGGGTTCGCGCGCGGGCCTCACCGGCACGGGCTCGCAGGCCTTCCACCAGTCCACGGCGGGCGTGCCCGGCGCCTCCGAGGAGTCCGACAACTTCGGCACCGAGGTCCTGCTCTCCGACACGAACAAGGACGACAAGGCCGACCTGACGGCGACGGCTCCCTACGAGGACGGGGCGTACGTGGATTCCGGCGCCGCCTGGCACCTGCGGGGCTCAGCGGGCGGTCTGACCGTCACGGGCATCACGTCGTTCGGACCCGCCGCGGTCGGCGTCCCGGAGAAGCAGGCCCTGTTCGGTGAGCCGCTGGGCCACTGA